A single uncultured Methanolobus sp. DNA region contains:
- a CDS encoding response regulator: protein MAEAMTENHEENIKLKKLVAYSEELFQSSANETDCDRITEMMKEVSGARYAAFILFDENINAYITKSVLGSGDHIRKACKILDLELKGKVWKREASLENKIRNNIITRFSSIHELTEGLFPKTPIIMLEKAFNVGLTIIANIVRNDLNLGYFVLIYDVDEEYPNEELIEVFSRQVGLLLERKRTQEELRFNFRYQKMISEISSRFLSVSDNELDKTIDEALETCRELFDVERAFVFLFSDDGQSLKNGYERCAKGIESHAQSVIDNTRLTECPWFKKTIQKNDHICIFDVDELPPEAENEKNKWKKYSIRSFLIIPLKERSEIIGFFGFNSINEHHWSEEQITLLKVLAAIISSALEKRAEREELQIQKKRLSDAQRIGNTGSWEFDMNTGIVHASKEAFRIYGLEDTSITIREVQSLVLPQFRSELDTALTDLIEHKKPYYVEFGMKRPSDGEIRHISSVAEYQSDKNIVAGTLQDITERKKAEKKIAEEEVWKHELIKDSMDGIVVLDLLGGVYEANRRYADMLGYSLEEIKNMHIWDWDKSVDTEQLPWALMSTQKYDKYIETQHQKKDGTVINVEISSSSAVCGDQELVFCVCRDITDRKRSEDELKNRTQLLDIALDATCAGIWDVDLLTGNIELQGLESWKKIIGYDFGDFSDYNLTMWQQLIHQDDVEDVISKFTDTASGKNDHYLAEYRMLHKEGYWVWIRAQGRVASYDKDGKALHVYGTHISIDENKKAEEKAKAASQAKSDFLANISHEIRTPLNGIIGFSDLLIDSQLSPSQYQHMQTIHASANSLLDLINDVLDISKIEAGRLELENEKFDLRELCEQITDMLKYNAHAKGLELLLNISYDIPDLVIADRMRLRQILVNLLGNAIKFTVSGDVELEVHAEKTYPDGKADIRFSVTDTGIGIPPDRQIEVFEAFSQADNSISRKYGGTGLGLSISNRLLEKMNSRLELSSEEGKGSVFSFSITMPCEYAGHSHKENTSYPGMVLIVDDNVKNCHLVRSILEDTSIDTELACSAKEASENFKEIASDIRLMIIDRHMPSVTGDELLQKIRAGNSYYSRDTPVIIMQDSTDRDTFEEAGTHTIIKPVKRDELLESIVRSLSGEKNDGHGNYHELKKSASKHEGKYRILIAEDNETNMLLTFTIVSKILPNAEIYKAKNGSEAVELFAEERPDLILMDIQMPEISGYDATTMIRDLENATGTHTPIIALTAGTFRGEKEKCLEAGLDDYVPKPIVFDTIRQICEKWLFEEKESVSDKSHGEQEDDKDHTLNAVHFDSDWLQNNTDGSEELYRNLIAMAMASFVQNYGQMCTAHSKNDMELVSTIAHKTKGTALNTGFNILASIATDIESSVSDNRGTDIAGGLSRMEKEIEYLKSFFDEHVSN, encoded by the coding sequence ATGGCAGAAGCTATGACAGAGAACCACGAAGAGAACATTAAACTGAAAAAGCTGGTTGCCTATTCAGAAGAACTTTTCCAGAGCTCTGCCAATGAAACTGATTGCGATCGCATAACCGAGATGATGAAAGAAGTTTCAGGTGCCAGATATGCTGCATTCATCCTTTTTGATGAGAATATCAATGCATACATAACAAAAAGTGTCCTGGGTTCGGGTGACCATATCAGAAAAGCCTGTAAAATACTTGATCTGGAACTTAAAGGAAAAGTCTGGAAGAGAGAAGCAAGCCTGGAAAATAAGATCAGGAACAATATTATCACTCGCTTTTCCTCAATACACGAACTTACTGAAGGACTGTTTCCTAAAACCCCCATCATTATGCTGGAAAAGGCATTCAATGTAGGGTTGACCATTATTGCTAACATTGTCAGAAATGATCTCAATCTTGGATATTTTGTTCTTATATATGATGTGGATGAAGAATATCCCAATGAAGAACTGATCGAAGTATTCTCACGACAGGTCGGTTTACTTCTTGAGAGGAAAAGGACACAGGAAGAACTCCGGTTCAATTTCAGATATCAGAAGATGATATCGGAGATAAGTTCCAGATTCCTGAGTGTTTCCGATAATGAACTTGACAAGACCATAGATGAAGCCCTTGAAACCTGCAGAGAACTTTTTGACGTTGAAAGGGCGTTCGTATTTCTCTTTTCAGATGACGGACAATCACTTAAAAATGGATATGAACGCTGTGCCAAAGGCATAGAGTCACATGCACAAAGTGTAATTGATAATACCAGACTCACTGAATGTCCATGGTTTAAAAAGACCATTCAAAAAAATGATCATATATGCATTTTTGATGTTGATGAACTGCCACCGGAAGCAGAAAATGAAAAGAACAAATGGAAAAAGTATTCCATAAGATCATTCCTTATCATACCGCTTAAAGAAAGATCGGAAATTATCGGCTTTTTTGGTTTTAATTCCATTAATGAACATCACTGGTCCGAGGAGCAGATAACACTGCTAAAGGTTCTTGCCGCAATAATATCAAGTGCTCTTGAAAAAAGAGCCGAAAGAGAAGAACTGCAGATACAGAAAAAAAGACTTAGTGATGCCCAGAGAATAGGAAATACCGGAAGCTGGGAATTTGATATGAATACCGGAATAGTTCATGCATCAAAAGAAGCTTTCAGGATATATGGTCTGGAGGACACAAGCATAACTATCCGTGAGGTTCAGTCCCTTGTTCTTCCACAATTCAGATCTGAACTTGATACAGCACTAACTGACCTAATTGAACATAAAAAACCCTATTACGTAGAATTCGGCATGAAAAGACCATCTGATGGGGAGATACGTCACATCAGTTCTGTTGCGGAATATCAATCCGACAAAAACATCGTAGCAGGAACACTTCAGGACATTACCGAACGTAAAAAGGCAGAGAAGAAGATAGCTGAAGAGGAAGTCTGGAAGCATGAACTTATAAAGGACTCCATGGATGGGATCGTAGTTCTTGACCTGCTTGGCGGAGTCTACGAAGCAAATCGGCGTTATGCAGACATGCTTGGATATTCACTGGAAGAAATAAAGAATATGCACATCTGGGATTGGGACAAAAGTGTTGACACTGAGCAACTTCCATGGGCACTCATGTCTACACAGAAATACGACAAGTATATCGAAACCCAGCACCAGAAAAAAGATGGTACCGTAATAAATGTGGAGATCAGTTCCAGCAGCGCAGTTTGTGGTGACCAGGAGCTTGTGTTCTGTGTGTGCAGAGACATAACTGACAGAAAACGTTCGGAAGACGAACTGAAAAACAGAACACAGTTACTTGACATTGCCCTTGATGCCACATGTGCAGGAATATGGGATGTTGACCTGCTAACAGGAAACATTGAATTGCAGGGCCTTGAGAGCTGGAAAAAGATAATAGGATATGACTTTGGTGATTTTTCCGATTATAACCTTACAATGTGGCAACAGCTTATCCATCAGGATGATGTTGAAGATGTTATCAGCAAATTCACAGATACAGCTTCGGGAAAGAACGACCATTATCTGGCAGAATACAGAATGCTGCACAAAGAAGGATACTGGGTATGGATACGTGCGCAGGGAAGAGTAGCCAGTTATGATAAAGATGGAAAAGCCCTGCATGTTTATGGAACACATATCAGCATTGATGAAAATAAGAAGGCAGAAGAAAAAGCAAAAGCTGCAAGCCAGGCAAAATCAGATTTCCTGGCCAATATCAGTCATGAGATCCGCACACCACTTAATGGCATTATCGGTTTTTCAGACCTGCTCATCGATTCCCAGCTAAGCCCTTCACAATATCAGCACATGCAAACGATACATGCATCTGCAAATTCACTTCTTGATCTTATAAATGATGTGCTGGACATATCCAAGATAGAGGCAGGCAGGCTTGAACTTGAAAATGAGAAATTTGACCTGAGAGAGCTATGCGAACAGATAACAGATATGCTGAAGTACAACGCACATGCAAAGGGACTTGAGCTCCTGCTTAATATTTCATATGATATCCCGGACCTTGTTATTGCTGACCGCATGAGACTAAGACAGATACTTGTGAATCTTCTTGGAAATGCTATCAAATTCACAGTTTCCGGAGACGTTGAACTTGAGGTCCATGCAGAGAAGACATACCCTGACGGGAAAGCTGATATCAGATTCTCTGTCACTGATACTGGCATAGGAATTCCACCGGACAGGCAAATAGAAGTTTTCGAGGCTTTTTCGCAGGCTGATAATTCCATTTCCAGAAAGTACGGAGGAACCGGACTTGGCCTTAGTATTTCAAACAGGCTTCTTGAAAAAATGAACTCCAGACTTGAACTTAGCAGCGAAGAGGGAAAGGGAAGCGTTTTTAGTTTTTCTATTACCATGCCCTGCGAATATGCCGGACATTCCCATAAAGAAAATACCTCATACCCTGGAATGGTACTCATTGTCGACGATAACGTGAAAAACTGTCATCTGGTAAGGTCGATCCTGGAAGATACAAGCATTGACACGGAACTGGCCTGCTCTGCAAAAGAAGCGTCTGAGAACTTTAAGGAAATAGCCAGTGACATCAGATTAATGATCATAGACAGGCACATGCCTTCTGTAACAGGAGACGAACTGTTGCAAAAGATACGTGCAGGTAACAGTTATTATTCCCGCGATACGCCAGTTATAATAATGCAGGACTCGACCGACCGGGATACTTTTGAGGAAGCAGGAACACATACCATTATCAAACCTGTGAAGAGGGATGAACTACTTGAAAGTATTGTCCGTTCATTGTCCGGTGAAAAGAACGATGGACATGGAAATTACCATGAACTGAAAAAGTCCGCAAGCAAACACGAAGGAAAATACAGGATCCTTATTGCAGAGGACAATGAAACAAACATGCTTCTCACCTTTACCATTGTTTCTAAGATCCTTCCGAATGCAGAGATATACAAGGCAAAGAATGGAAGTGAAGCGGTAGAATTATTCGCAGAAGAGCGCCCGGACCTTATCCTGATGGATATACAGATGCCTGAGATAAGCGGATACGATGCTACAACCATGATAAGGGATCTTGAAAATGCAACTGGCACCCATACACCGATAATAGCACTTACAGCAGGCACATTCAGAGGAGAGAAAGAAAAATGCCTGGAAGCCGGGCTCGATGACTATGTTCCAAAACCAATCGTCTTTGATACCATTCGCCAGATCTGTGAAAAATGGTTGTTCGAGGAAAAAGAAAGTGTATCCGATAAATCACATGGTGAGCAGGAAGATGATAAGGATCATACATTAAATGCTGTTCATTTCGATTCAGATTGGTTGCAGAATAATACGGATGGAAGTGAAGAACTATACAGGAACCTGATAGCAATGGCAATGGCATCCTTTGTCCAGAACTATGGCCAGATGTGCACTGCACACTCAAAAAATGATATGGAACTGGTAAGCACTATTGCCCATAAGACAAAAGGAACAGCACTTAACACAGGTTTCAACATACTCGCATCCATTGCAACAGACATCGAAAGTTCAGTAAGCGATAACAGAGGAACTGATATTGCAGGAGGACTGAGCAGGATGGAGAAAGAGATAGAGTATCTGAAGTCGTTTTTTGATGAACATGTCAGCAATTGA